From one Gracilibacillus salinarum genomic stretch:
- the ltrA gene encoding group II intron reverse transcriptase/maturase, translating to MNAKIANYTNNVKARQLQRTLYLCAKGSKTRRFHALYDKMHRPDILWEAWRRVRENRGGSGVDQQTLEDISDYGEKKFLNELYVELKEKDYQPQPVLRTYIPKDDGKKRPLGIPTVKDRVAQMAMKIVIEPIFEADFKESSYGFRPKRNAHQAIAKIRKESKRSYWVLDVDIQGYFDNINHEKLMKLVEQRISDRRILKLVRKWLKAGIMEDGSLQESEWGAPQGGVISPLLSNVYLNVMDTIWEKQFGHLGTLIRYADDFVIMCKTKQQALGSIRVIQGIMKKLDLTLHEGKSKLVNIWDDNEGFDFLGFHHRKFPVRKKGGHVFYFMHHIPSKKAMKKMRKKIKEYTSPRFKLHEDMEELIEGLNRKLQGFKNYYQLSPMSKRWLNRIDWYVLQRLNIFRNNKKNRRYKHGYLQETAKEVSYKLVKLAI from the coding sequence GTGAATGCTAAAATAGCTAACTACACCAATAATGTAAAAGCTCGACAACTTCAACGAACATTATACCTTTGTGCCAAGGGAAGTAAGACACGGCGGTTCCATGCGTTATATGATAAGATGCATCGACCTGATATCCTATGGGAAGCATGGCGAAGAGTGAGAGAAAATAGAGGAGGTAGCGGGGTCGATCAACAAACACTGGAAGATATCAGTGATTATGGAGAAAAGAAGTTCTTGAATGAGCTCTACGTGGAATTGAAAGAGAAAGACTATCAGCCTCAACCCGTGCTACGAACCTATATACCGAAAGATGATGGAAAGAAACGACCACTAGGCATCCCAACGGTGAAGGACAGGGTTGCACAAATGGCAATGAAGATTGTAATCGAACCCATTTTTGAGGCGGACTTTAAAGAAAGTTCGTATGGGTTTCGTCCAAAGCGAAATGCTCATCAAGCGATTGCGAAAATTCGCAAAGAGAGTAAACGAAGCTATTGGGTGTTAGACGTCGACATCCAAGGTTACTTTGACAACATCAATCATGAAAAGTTGATGAAATTGGTAGAACAGCGTATAAGTGACCGGAGAATTCTCAAGTTAGTCCGTAAATGGTTAAAAGCAGGTATTATGGAAGACGGTTCGTTACAAGAATCGGAATGGGGTGCTCCGCAAGGCGGGGTCATTTCACCATTACTATCTAATGTTTACCTAAATGTCATGGACACGATATGGGAAAAGCAGTTTGGTCATTTGGGAACGCTGATTCGATATGCGGACGATTTTGTCATTATGTGTAAAACCAAGCAACAAGCACTAGGGAGTATACGTGTGATTCAAGGAATCATGAAGAAACTGGATTTAACGTTACACGAAGGCAAATCAAAGCTTGTCAATATCTGGGATGATAATGAAGGGTTTGATTTCTTAGGTTTTCATCATCGAAAGTTTCCTGTACGGAAGAAAGGCGGTCACGTTTTCTATTTCATGCATCATATTCCTAGTAAGAAAGCGATGAAGAAGATGCGAAAGAAAATAAAAGAATATACATCACCACGTTTTAAATTACATGAAGACATGGAAGAATTAATAGAAGGCTTAAATCGCAAATTACAAGGATTTAAGAATTACTATCAACTCTCTCCAATGTCCAAAAGATGGTTAAATCGAATTGATTGGTATGTATTACAGCGACTAAACATCTTTCGTAACAACAAGAAGAATAGGCGGTATAAGCATGGTTATCTGCAAGAAACAGCCAAAGAAGTAAGTTACAAACTAGTGAAACTGGCTATATAA
- a CDS encoding GntR family transcriptional regulator: MVNERWNKNEEAIGISLPEQIAKYILKKIMEGDLVQGDKIVEEYIASELKTSRAPVREALYLLQVDNIVERIPRRGTIVKSFTEKEIKEYAEVMAGLIQMAFDMSKDQWIQSTVVAGVDQKLEALDEVFAERKLIEYQQKANVLTGYFFEVADNKALNKFYHESVYILNVFAQVKWKVETMEHFHPQINRIVALLKDQKIEEAKAIVPNLLMDTLE; this comes from the coding sequence TTGGTTAATGAACGATGGAACAAAAATGAGGAAGCAATCGGTATTTCCTTACCGGAACAAATTGCAAAATACATACTAAAAAAAATCATGGAAGGAGATCTTGTACAAGGAGACAAAATTGTAGAAGAATATATTGCTTCGGAGCTCAAGACCAGTCGTGCCCCGGTCAGAGAGGCATTATATCTGCTGCAGGTTGATAATATTGTAGAGCGTATCCCTAGAAGAGGGACAATCGTCAAATCATTCACTGAAAAAGAAATAAAAGAATATGCAGAGGTAATGGCCGGATTAATTCAAATGGCTTTTGATATGTCTAAAGATCAATGGATACAATCAACTGTTGTCGCTGGCGTTGATCAAAAACTAGAGGCGTTAGATGAGGTCTTTGCCGAACGGAAACTGATAGAATATCAACAGAAAGCAAACGTATTAACCGGCTATTTCTTTGAAGTAGCAGATAATAAGGCATTAAATAAATTTTATCATGAGTCTGTTTATATTCTGAATGTATTCGCACAAGTAAAATGGAAAGTTGAAACGATGGAACATTTCCATCCACAGATCAACCGTATTGTCGCTTTACTAAAGGACCAAAAAATTGAAGAAGCCAAAGCGATTGTACCGAATTTGTTAATGGATACATTAGAGTAG
- a CDS encoding ATP-grasp domain-containing protein encodes MKLVSFNAFRTIGIPGVTYIKPDHMFKEIEVIKDADILLFPETWQVPTLVYGLKKAIFPNVETMLLGENKIEMTRVLQAITPQHVPYTEILASTEQNIIDILETFPFPFVAKEAKNSMGQGVFLIESEAQFRSYAEQNNALYVQEYLPNDGKDLRVCVIGDQIHAAYWRVGAEGAFLHNVAKGGEICNDFIPDDALDLVLSVAKSLSINHAGFDVIVSNGNYYILEFNVLFGNQGLRNEKTTVSEAIYQYILSQFVPPYPTAPAPGKIIS; translated from the coding sequence ATGAAATTAGTATCGTTTAACGCTTTTCGTACAATTGGTATACCAGGTGTCACTTATATTAAACCTGATCATATGTTTAAAGAAATAGAAGTAATCAAAGATGCTGATATATTATTATTTCCAGAAACCTGGCAAGTGCCGACACTTGTTTACGGTTTAAAGAAAGCTATCTTTCCTAATGTGGAAACCATGTTACTTGGCGAAAACAAAATAGAAATGACCAGAGTACTACAAGCCATCACTCCACAGCATGTTCCTTATACAGAAATACTGGCAAGTACAGAGCAAAATATAATAGATATCCTAGAAACATTCCCATTCCCGTTCGTTGCGAAAGAAGCAAAGAACTCAATGGGTCAAGGCGTATTTTTGATTGAAAGTGAAGCACAATTCCGTTCCTATGCAGAGCAAAATAATGCACTTTACGTCCAAGAATACTTACCAAATGACGGTAAAGATCTACGCGTTTGTGTTATTGGTGACCAAATCCACGCTGCTTATTGGCGCGTAGGAGCAGAGGGAGCATTTTTGCATAACGTTGCAAAAGGCGGAGAAATTTGTAATGATTTTATACCTGATGATGCTCTTGATTTAGTGCTTTCCGTTGCCAAATCATTATCCATTAATCATGCCGGTTTTGACGTAATCGTCAGCAACGGCAATTACTATATTCTCGAGTTTAATGTATTGTTCGGCAATCAAGGTTTACGAAATGAAAAAACTACAGTTTCAGAAGCCATTTATCAATATATTCTGTCTCAATTTGTGCCACCATATCCAACGGCACCAGCACCAGGAAAAATTATTTCTTAG
- a CDS encoding xanthine phosphoribosyltransferase, giving the protein MELLQKKILEEGIALSDTVLKVDNFLNHQIDPKLMNEIGKEFAARFKGEGITKIVTLESSGIAPAVMAGLVLNVPVIFARKKKSLTLTEGLITSQVYSYTKQETNDISIAGKFLNDKDHVLIIDDFLANGQAALALADIVQKTNESVAGIGIVIEKAFQDGGKLLSEKGYRVESLARIQSLTNQTIEFVNQKTSVK; this is encoded by the coding sequence ATCGAATTATTGCAAAAGAAAATTTTAGAAGAAGGTATTGCTTTGTCTGATACCGTATTAAAGGTGGATAACTTTTTAAATCACCAGATTGACCCAAAATTAATGAATGAAATTGGAAAAGAATTTGCTGCACGTTTTAAAGGAGAAGGTATCACGAAGATTGTAACACTTGAATCTTCTGGGATTGCTCCGGCAGTTATGGCAGGATTAGTACTGAATGTACCGGTGATTTTTGCGCGTAAAAAGAAGTCATTAACACTGACAGAAGGCTTGATTACTTCACAGGTGTATTCTTATACAAAGCAAGAAACGAACGATATTTCGATTGCGGGCAAATTTCTGAATGATAAGGATCATGTTCTGATTATTGATGATTTCCTGGCAAATGGACAGGCTGCTCTGGCACTGGCTGATATCGTACAAAAAACAAATGAATCGGTAGCAGGAATTGGAATTGTTATCGAAAAAGCTTTTCAAGATGGTGGTAAATTACTGTCAGAGAAAGGGTATCGTGTGGAGTCACTTGCTCGAATTCAATCATTAACCAATCAAACAATTGAATTTGTAAATCAGAAAACATCGGTGAAATAG
- a CDS encoding LCP family protein: MAEFRTERRKKKKSWKKRILWFLLFIVLVVIAFGVYILTNVFGAAQDSHEELNRPEGKSEKREEAVTIGDDPISILLIGVEDYETDGKNGRADTQIVVTLNPDTNQMTMTTVPRDTRVEFTEEEAGQYAGSHKINAAYTYGSITGYGANKLTVEKVEEVLDIPIDEYVTVNFDGFKEIVDALGGVTVDIKEPFWEKNFYDNDARIYFEEGTAKLDGEEALAFVRMRKRDVNAIYSREERQRQFIQASIDQAISAGTLFKVGEISDILGKNITTSLSATEIYQLQQSYSSMNASGIKTYEIDGSDQVIGGSYYFVPTEEGLMTASQQLKSELGLAEPIEDSANEDSTTIE; this comes from the coding sequence TTGGCTGAATTTAGAACTGAAAGACGCAAAAAGAAAAAGTCATGGAAAAAGAGAATCCTGTGGTTTTTACTATTCATTGTCCTTGTAGTTATCGCTTTTGGAGTTTATATTTTAACGAATGTATTTGGAGCAGCACAAGATTCTCATGAAGAATTGAATCGACCTGAAGGTAAGTCTGAGAAAAGGGAAGAAGCTGTAACGATCGGAGATGATCCGATTTCGATTTTGTTAATCGGTGTGGAAGACTATGAAACAGATGGTAAAAATGGTCGTGCCGATACACAGATTGTTGTGACACTGAACCCGGATACAAATCAGATGACAATGACCACTGTTCCTCGTGACACGCGAGTTGAATTTACTGAGGAAGAAGCTGGTCAATACGCTGGCTCTCACAAGATTAACGCGGCTTACACATATGGTTCTATCACAGGTTACGGCGCTAATAAATTAACCGTCGAAAAAGTCGAAGAAGTACTTGATATACCAATTGATGAATATGTAACGGTAAACTTTGATGGATTCAAAGAAATTGTTGATGCTTTAGGTGGCGTTACCGTAGATATTAAAGAACCATTCTGGGAGAAAAACTTTTACGATAATGACGCACGTATTTACTTTGAAGAAGGAACTGCAAAATTAGATGGTGAAGAAGCACTAGCCTTTGTTCGAATGAGAAAACGTGATGTCAATGCAATTTATTCACGTGAGGAAAGACAGCGTCAATTTATTCAGGCATCCATTGATCAGGCGATCTCTGCTGGTACTCTGTTCAAGGTTGGCGAAATTTCCGATATTCTAGGTAAGAACATCACAACCAGTCTAAGTGCGACGGAGATTTATCAATTACAACAATCCTACTCTTCTATGAATGCTTCTGGCATTAAAACTTACGAAATAGATGGATCGGATCAAGTAATTGGTGGTTCTTATTACTTTGTTCCAACAGAAGAAGGATTAATGACTGCATCACAACAATTGAAGTCAGAACTTGGTTTAGCTGAACCAATCGAAGACTCTGCAAATGAAGATTCAACAACGATAGAATAA
- a CDS encoding class II aldolase/adducin family protein: MNLDMFHPADQLMMFMERIYQSGLTTTSGGNISIKDDEGDIWITPAGVDKGSLTRDDMVCVKPDGTKKGLHKPSSEFPFHQLIYQARPDLKAIVHAHPPALVAFSIVRKAPNTKIMANVYQTCGEVAIAKYGLPGSNDLGEKIAAEFKKGYQSVILENHGVVVGDDNLFDAFKRFETLDFSARIEAEANRMAPAKGLDTETIAKHQNQSELEEFVPESYSIKERELRAKMCSLIHRAYKQKLFTSTQGTFSQRLTNESFLITPYDIDRHYLEPSDIVRIEDGKRERGKVPSRSARLHQYIYEKHPHIESIILAHPPHVMAFAVTDAELDSKTIPESYILMRDIPKLPAISPHTDPEKVADVFTPATPIAIVENECVIVTGSDLLNAFDRLEVADYSARALIASKDLGDIVQIDDQSISELEQAFGLPK; the protein is encoded by the coding sequence ATGAATTTGGACATGTTTCATCCAGCTGATCAATTAATGATGTTTATGGAAAGAATTTATCAAAGTGGCCTGACAACGACATCAGGAGGCAATATTTCGATTAAAGATGATGAAGGCGATATATGGATTACACCTGCAGGAGTGGATAAAGGAAGCTTAACTAGAGATGATATGGTGTGCGTCAAACCAGATGGAACAAAGAAAGGACTTCATAAGCCATCCAGTGAATTTCCTTTTCATCAACTTATATATCAAGCGAGACCAGATTTGAAAGCGATTGTACATGCACATCCACCAGCACTAGTGGCCTTTAGCATAGTACGAAAAGCACCGAACACAAAAATTATGGCGAATGTATATCAAACGTGTGGCGAAGTGGCAATTGCCAAATACGGATTACCAGGCAGTAACGATCTAGGAGAAAAAATTGCTGCTGAATTCAAGAAGGGCTACCAATCTGTTATTTTAGAGAATCATGGGGTGGTGGTAGGAGATGACAATCTGTTTGATGCTTTCAAACGTTTTGAAACACTGGATTTCTCAGCACGTATTGAAGCCGAGGCTAATCGAATGGCTCCTGCCAAAGGACTGGATACCGAGACAATTGCCAAACATCAAAACCAAAGTGAACTAGAAGAATTTGTTCCTGAATCGTACAGCATTAAAGAACGAGAGTTGCGTGCGAAGATGTGTTCATTAATTCATCGTGCTTATAAGCAAAAACTATTTACAAGTACACAAGGTACGTTCTCTCAACGATTAACCAATGAGTCATTTTTAATAACACCATATGATATCGACCGTCATTATCTAGAGCCAAGTGATATTGTAAGGATTGAGGATGGAAAAAGAGAGCGTGGCAAGGTGCCTAGTCGATCTGCTCGTTTGCATCAGTATATTTATGAAAAGCATCCGCATATTGAATCAATCATTCTGGCACATCCACCACATGTAATGGCATTTGCCGTGACAGATGCTGAATTGGATTCAAAGACGATTCCGGAGAGTTATATTTTAATGCGTGATATTCCCAAATTACCCGCGATTTCACCACATACTGATCCCGAAAAAGTAGCGGATGTATTTACTCCCGCAACACCCATTGCTATCGTAGAGAATGAATGTGTAATTGTAACAGGATCTGATTTATTAAACGCCTTTGACCGTTTAGAAGTAGCAGATTACAGTGCTCGTGCATTAATAGCTTCTAAGGATTTAGGAGATATTGTTCAGATAGACGATCAAAGCATTAGCGAACTGGAGCAGGCATTCGGGTTACCCAAATAA
- a CDS encoding malate:quinone oxidoreductase → MRTNWVRFLFSKSYLVRKVEMSDSHMNTDVILIGAGIMSATLGSILKELDPDMDIAVFERLDKAGDESSNEWNNAGTGHSALCELNYTKENTDGTIDISKALKINEQFQVSKQFWSYLVNNQRLTNPSEFIEPLPHMSFVRGENNVRFLKKRFEALSENPLFEGMEYSDDPEKLMEWTPLMMKERKGSEPIAATKIDTGTDVNFGALTRKMFDQLEEQNVTVQYKQSVDDIKRTNDGGWELKVRNVDSGEVVRHTAKFVFIGAGGGSLHLLQKTGIPEGRNIGGFPVSGLFMVCKNPDVVSQHHAKVYGKAKVGAPPMSVPHLDTRFIENKKSLLFGPFAGFSPKFLKTGSLFDLITSVKPDNLFTMLAAGAKNMSLTKYLIEQVMLSKEKRMEELREFVPGAKSEDWDIVIAGQRVQVIKDTDAGKGTLQFGTEVVHSADGTIAALLGASPGASTAVSVMLQIIEECFPHKKDDWESKLKEIIPSYGEALLENPELIEEIKTTTAEALQLNEKPKENDVLQEV, encoded by the coding sequence ATACGGACAAATTGGGTTCGTTTTCTTTTCAGTAAATCTTATCTAGTAAGGAAGGTAGAAATGAGCGACTCACATATGAACACAGACGTGATTTTAATTGGTGCTGGAATTATGAGTGCGACGTTAGGATCTATATTGAAAGAACTGGATCCTGATATGGATATTGCCGTATTTGAAAGACTCGACAAAGCAGGGGATGAAAGCTCGAACGAATGGAATAACGCAGGTACCGGGCATTCTGCTTTGTGTGAGTTAAATTATACGAAGGAGAATACAGATGGTACGATTGATATATCGAAGGCTTTGAAGATAAATGAACAATTTCAAGTTTCTAAACAGTTCTGGTCTTACTTAGTTAACAATCAACGCCTTACAAATCCTAGTGAATTTATCGAGCCGTTACCTCACATGAGTTTTGTTCGAGGTGAGAACAATGTCAGGTTTTTGAAAAAGCGTTTTGAAGCGCTTTCTGAGAACCCTTTATTCGAAGGTATGGAGTATTCGGATGATCCGGAAAAATTAATGGAATGGACACCATTAATGATGAAGGAAAGAAAAGGTTCGGAACCAATTGCGGCAACAAAGATTGATACCGGAACAGATGTTAATTTTGGCGCTTTAACAAGAAAGATGTTTGATCAGCTAGAGGAACAAAATGTAACAGTCCAATATAAGCAAAGTGTAGATGATATCAAACGAACAAATGATGGCGGATGGGAATTAAAGGTCCGCAATGTCGACAGTGGAGAAGTTGTACGTCATACAGCTAAGTTTGTCTTTATAGGAGCAGGAGGCGGAAGTTTACACCTGTTACAGAAAACAGGAATACCAGAAGGCCGTAATATCGGCGGTTTCCCTGTCAGTGGTTTGTTCATGGTTTGTAAAAATCCTGATGTAGTGTCACAGCATCATGCCAAAGTATATGGAAAGGCAAAAGTTGGCGCACCACCAATGTCGGTACCACATCTGGATACCCGATTTATCGAAAACAAAAAATCATTATTATTCGGTCCGTTTGCCGGATTTTCACCTAAGTTCCTAAAGACGGGTTCTTTGTTTGATTTGATAACATCAGTGAAGCCTGATAACTTGTTTACGATGTTAGCGGCAGGTGCAAAGAACATGTCCTTAACAAAGTATCTTATCGAGCAAGTAATGTTGTCAAAGGAAAAACGAATGGAAGAGCTAAGGGAATTTGTTCCTGGTGCCAAAAGTGAAGACTGGGATATTGTGATTGCAGGTCAACGCGTTCAGGTTATTAAAGATACGGATGCAGGGAAAGGGACACTGCAGTTTGGAACAGAAGTCGTCCATTCTGCTGACGGAACCATTGCTGCTTTACTTGGTGCATCACCAGGTGCTTCTACAGCAGTATCAGTCATGTTGCAAATCATTGAAGAGTGCTTCCCGCACAAAAAAGATGATTGGGAATCAAAGCTGAAAGAAATCATCCCATCCTACGGTGAAGCATTACTAGAAAATCCAGAATTAATTGAAGAAATAAAAACAACTACAGCAGAAGCTTTACAACTAAATGAAAAACCCAAGGAGAACGATGTTTTACAAGAAGTATAA
- a CDS encoding glycoside hydrolase family 95 protein produces the protein MVKLDTKTNCLWYNKPADNWNEALPIGNGRLGGMVFGHVSNEKIQLNEDSVWYGGPRDRINPDALSNVNRVRELLADGNLKEAEELAKWSMSGVPKSQRHYEPLGEIKMDFNELNEYKHYSRVLDLDTAIVNTSFVTDNISHQREVFTSYPDQVMVMRLTAAEQQPISFQASLDRGNTRNLDTTEQLSSSSILMSGETGGKDGIAFTAVLKVIAEEGDVNTLGNQICVNQASAVTILLTAATSYRFEKPKEQCLHTISCAARKGFNDLRKTHIEDYQSLFQRVELTISEPSTVGEELPTDERLKQLQQGEEDLGLIDTYFHFGRYLMIASSRPNSLPATLQGIWNDLMLPPWDSKYTININAQMNYWPAEVCHLSECHMPLLTHIEKMKESGRVTAKKMYNCRGFTAHHNTDIWGDTAPQDIYPPASYWPMGAAWLCLHLWEHYQYTTDVTYLEQAYETMKEAALFFVDFLMENKDGYLITTPSVSPENTYILPDGERGRLCEAPSMDSQIIHALFSNCIKASDILAVDKAFSQQLSDLKDKLPPIQIGKHGQIKEWLEDYDEAEPGHRHISHLFALHPGNQISPITTPALTKAAEVTLKRRLMHGGGHTGWSRAWIINMWARLHQSEAAYDNVVELLKSSTLPNLFDNHPPFQIDGNFGGTAGIIEMIVQSQNDEIHLLPAIPKAWKNGYVKGIKARGGYELEFEWKQHQIQYVNIAAVQTGTVCIRVDAPVKVDNQLVIQQADNVYEVVVEADQTSHISFNTVSKM, from the coding sequence GTGGTTAAATTGGATACTAAGACTAACTGTTTATGGTACAACAAGCCAGCTGATAACTGGAATGAGGCTTTGCCGATAGGAAACGGGCGATTAGGTGGGATGGTTTTCGGTCATGTTTCAAACGAAAAGATTCAACTGAATGAAGATTCGGTCTGGTATGGAGGGCCAAGGGACAGAATTAATCCGGATGCGCTTTCTAATGTGAATAGAGTTCGAGAGTTACTGGCAGATGGAAATTTAAAAGAGGCAGAAGAGCTGGCTAAATGGAGTATGTCAGGTGTCCCGAAGTCGCAAAGGCATTATGAACCATTAGGGGAAATAAAGATGGATTTTAATGAACTAAATGAATATAAGCATTATAGCAGAGTGTTAGATTTAGATACCGCTATAGTAAATACGTCATTTGTCACCGATAACATTTCCCATCAACGAGAAGTGTTTACCAGTTATCCGGATCAGGTGATGGTTATGAGGTTGACAGCAGCGGAACAACAACCGATATCCTTTCAAGCTAGTTTAGACCGTGGCAATACTAGAAACTTAGATACAACTGAACAGCTGTCTTCTTCAAGTATTTTGATGAGTGGAGAAACCGGTGGAAAAGACGGCATTGCGTTCACTGCGGTATTAAAAGTAATCGCTGAGGAAGGGGATGTCAACACACTCGGCAATCAAATATGTGTAAATCAAGCAAGTGCCGTGACTATTTTGTTAACTGCCGCAACATCTTATCGATTCGAAAAACCAAAAGAACAATGTCTTCATACGATTTCTTGTGCTGCTAGAAAAGGATTCAATGACTTAAGAAAAACACATATAGAAGATTATCAGTCGTTATTTCAACGGGTTGAATTAACGATTTCGGAGCCGTCCACTGTGGGAGAAGAATTACCGACAGATGAGCGGCTGAAACAATTGCAACAAGGAGAAGAAGATCTGGGACTTATTGATACATATTTCCATTTTGGTCGTTATCTGATGATTGCATCAAGCCGTCCTAATTCCTTACCGGCAACGTTACAGGGGATTTGGAATGATTTAATGCTGCCACCTTGGGATAGCAAGTATACGATCAATATTAATGCACAGATGAATTATTGGCCTGCAGAAGTGTGTCATTTATCCGAATGTCACATGCCATTATTAACGCATATCGAAAAAATGAAAGAATCAGGCAGAGTGACAGCAAAGAAAATGTATAATTGCCGAGGTTTTACTGCTCATCATAATACGGATATTTGGGGAGATACAGCTCCACAGGATATTTATCCCCCGGCAAGTTACTGGCCAATGGGAGCTGCCTGGCTCTGTTTGCATCTCTGGGAGCACTATCAATATACAACAGATGTGACATATCTAGAGCAGGCATACGAAACGATGAAAGAAGCAGCTTTGTTTTTTGTGGATTTTCTAATGGAAAATAAAGATGGCTATCTGATTACTACTCCTTCTGTTTCTCCAGAAAACACGTATATATTACCTGATGGGGAAAGGGGCAGGTTATGTGAAGCACCTTCTATGGACAGTCAAATCATCCATGCACTTTTTTCCAACTGTATAAAAGCAAGTGATATATTAGCAGTAGATAAAGCGTTCTCGCAACAACTGTCAGACTTAAAAGATAAATTACCTCCCATTCAAATTGGAAAACATGGTCAAATAAAAGAATGGCTTGAGGATTATGATGAAGCTGAGCCTGGTCATCGTCATATCTCTCATTTATTTGCCTTGCATCCTGGTAATCAGATATCTCCGATTACGACACCAGCATTAACGAAAGCAGCAGAAGTTACCCTTAAGAGAAGGCTTATGCATGGTGGTGGGCATACGGGTTGGAGCAGGGCATGGATTATTAATATGTGGGCCCGGTTACATCAATCTGAAGCTGCATATGACAATGTAGTAGAGCTGTTAAAATCGTCTACGTTGCCAAATTTATTTGACAATCATCCGCCATTTCAAATTGATGGAAACTTCGGTGGGACAGCTGGAATAATAGAAATGATTGTTCAGAGCCAAAATGATGAAATTCACCTTCTTCCTGCTATACCGAAAGCATGGAAGAATGGGTATGTGAAAGGGATAAAGGCAAGAGGTGGATATGAATTAGAGTTCGAATGGAAACAGCATCAAATACAGTATGTGAATATTGCTGCTGTACAAACTGGCACAGTATGTATTCGGGTCGATGCACCTGTAAAAGTCGACAACCAACTAGTCATACAACAAGCGGACAATGTGTATGAGGTGGTAGTAGAAGCTGACCAGACTTCCCATATTTCATTTAATACCGTTAGCAAAATGTAA
- a CDS encoding aldo/keto reductase, giving the protein MKYRKLGSTDLDVSVLSFGASSLGSVFRKVNEQEGINTVHRAFDGGINYFDVSPYYGLTKAETLLGKAMKGMPRDQFILSTKAGRYGENEFDFSKQRIIQSAEESLTRLQTDYIDMMFLHDIEFGSYAEIIEQGIPALQQLREEGKIGYFGVSGLPLSVFEKMVEGADLDVILSYCHYSLNDSSLLHLVPLCEQKKVGIINASPISMGLLNTRPVADWHPASEEIISVCKQAASFCAKQGEDLAKLAIQFAVQNEKIATTLVSTASEDNIANNMRWMEEPVDQDLLESVLDILQPIHNKTWTSGRKEWR; this is encoded by the coding sequence ATGAAGTATCGAAAACTAGGTTCTACAGATTTAGATGTTTCCGTGTTAAGTTTTGGTGCCTCGTCGTTAGGCTCTGTATTTAGAAAAGTGAATGAGCAGGAAGGAATAAATACGGTGCATCGAGCGTTTGATGGTGGAATTAATTATTTTGATGTGTCTCCATATTACGGTTTGACCAAAGCTGAAACGTTATTAGGTAAAGCGATGAAAGGTATGCCAAGAGATCAATTTATTTTATCAACGAAAGCAGGTCGGTATGGCGAGAATGAATTCGATTTTTCTAAACAAAGAATCATACAAAGCGCAGAAGAAAGTCTAACCCGGCTGCAGACAGATTATATTGATATGATGTTCTTACACGATATTGAATTTGGCAGCTATGCAGAGATCATCGAACAAGGAATTCCAGCTCTTCAACAGCTTAGGGAAGAAGGGAAAATTGGTTATTTTGGTGTTTCGGGACTCCCGTTATCTGTATTCGAAAAAATGGTAGAAGGAGCAGATTTAGATGTTATATTATCCTATTGTCATTATTCGTTAAACGATTCGTCCTTATTACATCTAGTCCCATTATGTGAACAGAAAAAAGTGGGTATTATCAACGCATCACCGATTTCAATGGGTCTGTTAAATACACGTCCGGTAGCTGATTGGCATCCAGCAAGCGAGGAAATTATCTCAGTATGTAAGCAAGCTGCATCTTTCTGTGCTAAACAAGGTGAGGATTTGGCCAAACTTGCTATTCAGTTTGCCGTCCAAAATGAAAAAATAGCTACAACTTTAGTTAGTACGGCAAGCGAAGATAATATCGCCAATAATATGCGGTGGATGGAAGAGCCGGTTGATCAGGACCTATTAGAAAGTGTGTTAGACATATTACAGCCTATTCATAACAAAACCTGGACGAGTGGCAGAAAGGAATGGCGTTAA